The following proteins are encoded in a genomic region of Periophthalmus magnuspinnatus isolate fPerMag1 chromosome 10, fPerMag1.2.pri, whole genome shotgun sequence:
- the LOC117378073 gene encoding interleukin-17 receptor D-like — translation MQRCKPDLNQPRTTCILYDVTPGTYSIELRDDSNVTRRQTQFHVSQVHSPWAGPIRAMAITVPLVILSAFATLFTVMCRKKQQENIYSHLDEESSESSNQSAALISERPWPRPKVFLCYSNRDCPKHNSVVQAFAYFLQDFCGCEVVLDLWEHLDMCREGQMSWLSRQLDEADFIMTICSKGLRYFVERKSRRGKTPIGRRGNSSSSPKDSGPLSSSERGTSKDSGPIGSSSGGDLFLVTVAMISEQLRLAKQSEKELSRFMAVYFDYSTENDIPTALTLAPRLKLMDQLPQLFSRLHSSHSSLWDGAPPNISRRNYFRSKSGRSLYVSICNMHQFISQNPDWFDQQLHSQTGSSAPSSLPVSCEATPTSAPQSSLVLNEVAVKTLDSAPKRNLVLLAPGSGPGSVTSLSPSYSPGYDPGPRCSQSLPRASSRCSSSVPATSSSAVSSVIVPYVKTPPAVDQLRPVQDQDSGPVQGLDQGPDPSPPEPPPRDSGIYDSSMPSSELSIPLMDGLSHDHVDSSSLADSESSSSGLGDEEPPTVSSLHCSATTVCKAELHRQDTPVMSL, via the exons tccactcTCCGTGGGCCGGTCCAATCAGAGCCATGGCCATTACCGTCCCTCTGGTCATCCTCTCCGCCTTTGCCACCCTCTTCACTGTCATGTGCCGCAAGAAACAACAAG AAAACATCTACAGTCACCTGGATGAGGAGAGCAGTGAATcctccaatcagagcgcagcatTGATCTCAGAGCGTCCTTGGCCCCGCCCCAAGGTGTTCCTGTGTTACTCAAACAGGGACTGTCCTAAACACAACAGTGTGGTGCAGGCCTTCGCTTACTTCCTGCAAGACTTCTGTGGATGTGAG GTTGTGTTGGACCTGTGGGAGCATTTGGATATGtgcagagagggacagatgtCGTGGTTGAGTCGACAGTTGGATGAAGCAGATTTCATCATGACAATCTGCTCCAAAGGACTTCG TTATTTTGTTGAGAGGAAGAGTCGCCGTGGAAAAACTCCAATTGGACGCCGTGGCAACAGCAGCTCCTCCCCCAAAGACAGTGGGCCACTCAGCAGCAGTGAACGTGGCACCTCCAAGGACAGCGGACCAATCGGCAGCAGCAGTGGGGGTGACTTGTTCCTGGTTACTGTAGCGATGATCTCAGAGCAGCTGCGATTGGCCAAACAGAGTGAGAAAGAGCTGAGCCGCTTCATGGCTGTTTATTTTGATTACTCCACAGAGAATGACATCCCTACAGCGCTCACCCTGGCCCCAAG gctGAAGTTGATGGACCAGTTGCCACAGCTCTTTTCTCGTCTGCACTCGTCGCACTCCTCCCTGTGGGATGGAGCACCCCCTAACATCTCACGGAGGAACTACTTCAGGAGCAAATCTGGTCGCTCTCTGTATGTCTCCATCTGTAACATGCACCAGTTCATCTCGCAGAACCCCGACTGGTTCGACCAACAACTGCATTCGCAAACAGGAAGTTCCGCCCCCAGCTCACTTCCTGTATCCTGCGAGGCCACACCCACATCAGCCCCacagtccagtttagtcctgaatgAAGTTGCAGTGAAAACTCTAGACTCAGCACCAAAGAGGAACCTGGTCTTGTTGGCGCCAGGATCCGGCCCGGGCTCAGTGACAAGTCTAAGTCCgagttatagtcctggttatgATCCGGGTCCACGTTGCTCTCAGTCCTTGCCTAGAGCCTCCTCCAG GTGCAGCTCCAGTGTAcctgccacctcctcctctgctgtgtCCTCTGTAATTGTCCCATATGTGAAGACTCCACCAGCTGTGGACCAGCTGAGACCGGTTCAGGACCAAGACTCGGGCCCTGTCCAGGGTctagaccagggaccagaccctTCCCCCCCTGAACCTCCCCCACGGGATTCTGGAATATATGACTCCTCTATGCCATCATCTGAGCTTTCCATACCACTCATGGATGGGCTGTCACATGACCATGTAGACTCCTCCTCATTGGCTGACAGCGAgtcatcttcctctggacttG GGGATGAGGAGCCGCCCACTGTTTCCTCTCTCCACTGCAGTGCCACCACTGTTTGTAAGGCAGAACTGCACCGACAGGACACCCCAGTGATGTCACTGTGA